The following coding sequences lie in one Streptomyces albofaciens JCM 4342 genomic window:
- a CDS encoding ABC transporter substrate-binding protein: MNRKTLVLPALAGLLVPTLAACGSSDGSGDGGKPIKVGTTAQLEATKDAPAPLDPAQAYDVDAWNVLRGTLQTLMRLPRTGTAPVPEAAESCGFRDTQNEQYRCKLRDGLKFTNGHALTSKDVKFSIDRMLAIKYDRGPVSLVDNVDKVETPSESEVVFHLKKPDATFPQKLATPAAAIVDSEVYPKNGLYKGFEVAGSGPYTVKVERSGERVSKAVFTKNPEYKGGIEVKNSSVEMKFFDDSEGMEKALRKGDIDLVNRSLAPDQIKGLENARDEHVRLQAVPGSEIRYLAFNTDNPSVSDKAVRQAMAQLVNRSALVRDVYSYTGDPLYSMVPKGLTGHINSFFTKYGSPSVPAARKILQQAHINTPVKLTLTYTTNHYGSSTVKEFKALQSQLNQGGLFDVSIKGVDSWQQYRKEQSEGKYAAYGMGWFADLPDADNYIAPFFGKGNFLNSPYRNNRIESQLIPGSRQQTDRNSAAEQFKQAQDIIADEVPILPLWQGKQYVAARDDITGAEWALNSSSALQIWELGRGVSSN; encoded by the coding sequence CACCACCGCCCAGCTGGAGGCCACCAAGGACGCGCCCGCCCCGCTCGACCCCGCCCAGGCGTACGACGTCGACGCGTGGAACGTGCTGCGCGGCACCCTGCAGACGCTGATGCGCCTGCCGCGGACCGGCACCGCGCCGGTGCCCGAGGCCGCCGAGTCCTGCGGCTTCCGGGACACCCAGAACGAGCAGTACCGCTGCAAACTCCGCGACGGTCTGAAGTTCACCAACGGGCACGCTCTCACGTCCAAGGACGTGAAGTTCTCCATCGACCGGATGCTCGCCATCAAGTACGACCGCGGCCCCGTCTCGCTGGTGGACAACGTCGACAAGGTGGAGACCCCGAGCGAATCCGAGGTGGTCTTCCACCTGAAGAAGCCGGACGCCACGTTCCCGCAGAAGCTCGCCACCCCGGCGGCCGCCATCGTCGACAGCGAGGTCTATCCGAAGAACGGCCTCTACAAGGGCTTCGAGGTGGCCGGCTCCGGCCCGTACACCGTCAAGGTCGAACGCAGCGGAGAGCGCGTCAGCAAGGCCGTCTTCACCAAGAATCCCGAGTACAAGGGCGGAATCGAGGTGAAGAACTCCAGCGTCGAGATGAAGTTCTTCGACGACTCCGAAGGCATGGAGAAGGCGCTGCGCAAGGGCGACATCGACCTGGTGAACCGCAGCCTGGCGCCCGATCAGATCAAGGGCCTGGAGAACGCCCGGGACGAGCACGTCCGGCTGCAGGCCGTACCGGGCTCCGAGATCCGCTACCTCGCCTTCAACACCGACAACCCGTCGGTCTCCGACAAGGCCGTCCGGCAGGCCATGGCCCAGCTGGTCAACCGCTCGGCGCTGGTGCGCGACGTGTACTCCTACACCGGTGACCCGCTGTACTCCATGGTTCCCAAGGGCCTCACCGGCCACATCAACTCGTTCTTCACCAAGTACGGCAGCCCGAGCGTCCCCGCCGCCCGCAAGATCCTCCAGCAGGCGCACATCAACACCCCGGTGAAGCTCACCCTCACGTACACCACGAACCACTACGGCTCCAGCACCGTCAAGGAGTTCAAGGCGCTGCAGAGCCAGCTCAACCAGGGCGGCCTGTTCGACGTGAGCATCAAGGGCGTCGACAGCTGGCAGCAGTACCGCAAGGAGCAGAGCGAGGGCAAGTACGCGGCCTACGGCATGGGCTGGTTCGCCGACCTCCCGGACGCGGACAACTACATCGCGCCGTTCTTCGGCAAGGGGAACTTCCTCAACTCCCCGTACCGCAACAACAGGATCGAGTCCCAGCTGATCCCCGGCAGCCGCCAGCAGACCGACCGCAACTCCGCCGCGGAGCAGTTCAAGCAGGCCCAGGACATCATCGCGGACGAGGTGCCGATCCTGCCGCTGTGGCAGGGCAAGCAGTACGTCGCCGCCCGCGACGACATCACCGGCGCCGAATGGGCCCTGAACTCGTCCTCGGCCCTGCAGATCTGGGAACTCGGCCGCGGAGTGAGCAGCAACTGA
- a CDS encoding ABC transporter substrate-binding protein, whose translation MRKRDQWLAAPLGAGLVAALLSGCGTGDGKSAGTGNPVVMGMTDKIVSIDPAGGYDPVSWVLFTNVFQSLLSFPKGGTTPEPEAAESCGFAEGGSTVYKCTLKDGLKFSNGHALTSEDVKFSFDRIKRINDKRGPAVMFAGLEKVEAPDARTVVFRLKNPDATFPMKIASGAGSIVDHNEYAADKLRTDNKAVGSGVYTLEEYDPEDEAVFGVNGSYDGPAKVKNSGMTMKFFKSPDKLKKAVQDGAIDVAYRGLDMKDIASLEQKSASQKHGIQVVQGNSAEVMHLVFNLRDPVVGKLGVRKAIAHLLDRSTLVRDVYKRTAEPLYSIVPAGITGHNTAFFASYGDRPQPDKAAAALHEAGYGNGKKVPLTLWATPVRYGPGTVPAFQEIAQQLNASGLFDAQVKSVPIEEYEKGVEAGKYGAYVKGWVPDYPDPDNFTQPFFGKGNVLNNNYDAKRITSKLLPGTAGQPDRQATKPAFREMQDIVAEDLPVIPIWQGKQYAVAGENIAGLQWTLDASTVFRFWEISKG comes from the coding sequence GTGAGGAAACGCGACCAGTGGCTGGCCGCACCGCTGGGGGCAGGGCTCGTCGCCGCCCTGCTCAGTGGCTGCGGAACGGGTGACGGCAAGAGCGCCGGGACCGGCAACCCGGTGGTGATGGGCATGACCGACAAGATCGTGTCCATCGACCCCGCGGGCGGCTACGACCCGGTCTCCTGGGTGCTGTTCACCAACGTCTTCCAGTCGTTGCTCAGCTTCCCCAAGGGCGGCACGACGCCGGAACCCGAGGCCGCCGAGTCCTGCGGCTTCGCCGAGGGCGGCAGCACCGTCTACAAGTGCACCCTCAAGGACGGCCTGAAGTTCAGCAACGGCCACGCGCTGACCTCCGAGGACGTCAAGTTCTCCTTCGACCGGATCAAGCGCATCAACGACAAGCGCGGCCCGGCCGTGATGTTCGCCGGCCTGGAGAAGGTCGAGGCCCCCGACGCCAGGACCGTCGTCTTCCGCCTCAAGAACCCCGACGCGACCTTCCCCATGAAGATCGCCTCCGGCGCCGGCTCCATCGTCGACCACAACGAGTACGCGGCCGACAAGCTGCGCACCGACAACAAGGCCGTCGGCTCCGGCGTCTACACCCTGGAGGAGTACGACCCCGAGGACGAGGCCGTCTTCGGCGTCAACGGCTCCTACGACGGCCCCGCCAAGGTCAAGAACTCCGGCATGACCATGAAGTTCTTCAAGAGCCCGGACAAGCTCAAGAAGGCGGTCCAGGACGGCGCCATCGACGTCGCCTACCGCGGTCTGGACATGAAGGACATCGCCTCGCTGGAGCAGAAGTCCGCCAGCCAGAAGCACGGCATCCAGGTCGTCCAGGGCAACAGCGCCGAGGTCATGCACCTCGTCTTCAACCTGCGTGACCCGGTCGTCGGCAAGCTCGGCGTCCGCAAGGCCATCGCCCACCTCCTGGACCGCTCCACGCTGGTCCGGGACGTCTACAAGCGCACCGCCGAGCCGCTGTACTCGATCGTCCCCGCCGGCATCACCGGCCACAACACGGCCTTCTTCGCCAGCTACGGCGACCGGCCGCAGCCCGACAAGGCCGCCGCCGCCCTGCACGAGGCCGGCTACGGCAACGGCAAGAAGGTGCCGCTGACCCTGTGGGCGACCCCCGTCCGCTACGGCCCCGGCACCGTCCCGGCCTTCCAGGAGATCGCCCAGCAGCTCAACGCCAGCGGCCTCTTCGACGCCCAGGTCAAGAGCGTGCCCATCGAGGAGTACGAGAAGGGCGTCGAGGCCGGGAAGTACGGCGCGTACGTCAAGGGCTGGGTCCCCGACTACCCGGACCCGGACAACTTCACCCAGCCGTTCTTCGGCAAGGGCAACGTCCTCAACAACAACTACGACGCCAAGCGCATCACGAGCAAGCTGCTGCCCGGCACCGCCGGCCAGCCCGACCGGCAGGCCACCAAGCCCGCCTTCCGCGAGATGCAGGACATCGTCGCCGAGGACCTGCCCGTCATACCGATCTGGCAGGGCAAGCAGTACGCCGTCGCCGGCGAGAACATCGCCGGCCTCCAGTGGACGCTGGACGCCTCGACGGTCTTCCGCTTCTGGGAGATCAGCAAGGGCTGA
- a CDS encoding response regulator has product MAIRVLLVDDQPLLRTGFRMILEAEQDLAVVGEAGDGLQALEQVRALQPDVVLMDIRMPRMDGVEATRQITGPAKDGPAKVLVLTTFDLDEYVVEALRAGASGFLLKDAPAQELVQAIRVVAAGEAMLAPSITRRLLDKYAGHLPSGEEPVPDTLHTLTEREVEVLKLVARGLSNAEIAADLFVSETTVKTHVGHVLTKLGLRDRVQAAVYAYESGLVRPGAQ; this is encoded by the coding sequence GTGGCAATCCGCGTCCTGCTGGTCGACGACCAGCCGCTGCTGCGTACCGGCTTCCGGATGATTCTGGAGGCCGAGCAGGATCTCGCGGTCGTCGGCGAGGCCGGGGACGGTCTCCAGGCGCTGGAGCAGGTACGGGCGCTGCAGCCCGACGTGGTGCTGATGGACATCCGGATGCCGCGGATGGACGGGGTCGAGGCGACCCGGCAGATCACCGGCCCGGCGAAGGACGGTCCGGCGAAGGTGCTGGTGCTGACCACGTTCGACCTGGACGAGTACGTGGTCGAGGCGCTGCGCGCGGGGGCCAGCGGCTTTCTGCTGAAGGACGCGCCGGCCCAGGAGCTGGTGCAGGCGATCCGGGTGGTGGCGGCGGGCGAGGCGATGCTCGCGCCGAGCATCACGCGCCGGCTGCTGGACAAGTACGCGGGCCATCTGCCGTCCGGCGAGGAGCCGGTGCCGGACACGCTGCACACCCTCACCGAGCGTGAGGTCGAGGTGCTGAAGCTGGTGGCGCGCGGGCTGTCGAACGCGGAGATCGCCGCGGATCTGTTCGTGAGCGAGACGACGGTCAAGACGCACGTCGGGCATGTGCTGACGAAGCTGGGGCTGCGCGACCGGGTGCAGGCCGCGGTGTACGCGTACGAGAGCGGTCTGGTGCGCCCCGGCGCCCAGTGA
- a CDS encoding RecB family exonuclease has translation MGTSTEKAAPDATGGDGGQDGTGGAGVAGGTDEGGTAGAATAPVPAPAAAPEAGVRNATTPEATAPSPATRPVSLSPSRASDFMQCPLLYRFRVIDKLPEKPSAAATRGTVVHAVLERLFDAPAAQRTAVGARAMVPGEWEKLLAKRPELAELFVDDPAGERLAAWLADAEALVERWFSLEDPTRLEPADRELYVETVLDSGLQLRGFIDRVDVAPTGEVRLVDYKTGKAPRPEYADGPLFQMKFYALVVWRLRGIVPRRLQLVYLGSGDVLTYDPTEADLLGVERKLLALWDAIQRATETGDWRPRRTKLCGWCDHQAVCPEFGGTPPPYPLPVPGRGRALPVAGSGEGQGRMDLV, from the coding sequence ATGGGAACGAGCACCGAGAAGGCCGCGCCGGACGCCACGGGCGGGGACGGCGGGCAGGACGGCACCGGCGGGGCCGGGGTGGCCGGAGGGACCGACGAGGGCGGGACGGCCGGAGCGGCCACCGCCCCCGTGCCTGCGCCTGCCGCCGCGCCCGAGGCCGGCGTGCGGAACGCCACCACCCCGGAGGCCACCGCCCCCTCCCCCGCCACCCGCCCCGTCTCCCTCTCCCCGTCGCGGGCGAGCGACTTCATGCAGTGCCCGTTGCTGTACCGCTTCCGGGTGATCGACAAGCTGCCGGAGAAGCCGAGCGCCGCGGCGACCCGCGGCACGGTGGTGCACGCGGTGCTGGAGCGGCTCTTCGACGCCCCGGCGGCGCAGCGTACGGCCGTCGGCGCGCGGGCGATGGTGCCGGGCGAGTGGGAGAAGCTGCTGGCGAAGCGGCCGGAGCTGGCCGAGCTGTTCGTGGACGACCCGGCGGGCGAGCGGCTGGCGGCCTGGCTGGCGGACGCCGAGGCGCTGGTGGAGCGGTGGTTCTCGCTGGAGGACCCGACCCGTCTGGAGCCCGCCGACCGCGAGCTGTATGTGGAGACGGTGCTCGACTCGGGCCTCCAGCTGCGCGGCTTCATCGACCGGGTGGACGTGGCCCCGACCGGCGAGGTGCGCCTCGTCGACTACAAGACCGGCAAGGCGCCCCGACCCGAGTACGCCGACGGCCCGCTGTTCCAGATGAAGTTCTACGCGCTGGTGGTGTGGCGGCTGCGCGGCATCGTGCCGCGCCGGCTCCAGCTGGTGTACCTGGGCAGCGGCGACGTGCTGACGTACGACCCGACCGAGGCGGACCTGCTCGGTGTGGAGCGCAAGCTGCTGGCGCTGTGGGACGCCATCCAGCGGGCGACCGAGACCGGCGACTGGCGCCCGCGCCGTACGAAGCTGTGCGGATGGTGCGACCACCAGGCGGTGTGTCCGGAATTCGGCGGTACTCCCCCGCCGTATCCGCTGCCGGTGCCCGGCCGGGGGCGGGCGCTCCCTGTGGCGGGGTCCGGGGAGGGGCAGGGCAGAATGGACCTGGTCTAA
- a CDS encoding site-2 protease family protein, with protein MDESGKPQDPEESAHPQPPNPPGPSDPARGAGRTRPSGNRPSPQPAPKDQPGRRTGGGILMGRPFGVPVYVAPSWFIVAALITWVFGGQLERVLPELGAGRYLVSLFFAVAFYASVLVHELAHTVAALRFKLPVRRIQLQFFGGVSEIEKESETPGREFVLAFVGPLLSLVLAGIFYGGMELVEPGTVPGVLLAGLMISNLIVAVFNLLPGLPLDGGRMLRAVVWKITGKPMTGTVAAAWVGRALAMTVLIGLPLLTHTGALGNAPTDLGGADSITDALLAAILAAIIWTGAGNSLRMARLRERLPDLQARTLTRRAVPVEADTPLSEALRRANDAGARALVVVDRAGRPTAVVRETAIVGVPEHRRPWVPVSGLAQDLKDGMRVSAELAGEDLLDYLRATPATEYLVVEETGEIYGVLSTADVERAFVAAMARPS; from the coding sequence GTGGACGAGAGTGGGAAGCCGCAGGACCCCGAGGAGTCCGCGCACCCCCAACCGCCCAACCCGCCCGGACCGTCCGACCCGGCCCGCGGCGCCGGCCGCACGAGGCCGTCCGGAAACCGTCCCTCCCCGCAGCCGGCGCCCAAGGACCAGCCGGGGCGGCGCACCGGCGGCGGCATCCTCATGGGCCGCCCCTTCGGCGTACCCGTGTACGTGGCGCCCAGCTGGTTCATCGTCGCCGCGCTGATCACCTGGGTCTTCGGCGGCCAGCTCGAACGGGTCCTGCCGGAGCTGGGCGCGGGCCGCTACCTGGTCTCGCTCTTCTTCGCCGTCGCCTTCTACGCGTCGGTGCTCGTGCACGAGCTCGCGCACACCGTCGCCGCGCTGCGCTTCAAGCTGCCCGTCCGCCGTATCCAGCTCCAGTTCTTCGGCGGCGTCTCGGAGATCGAGAAGGAGTCCGAGACCCCCGGCCGCGAGTTCGTGCTCGCCTTCGTGGGACCGCTGCTCTCGCTCGTCCTGGCGGGGATCTTCTACGGCGGCATGGAGCTGGTCGAGCCCGGCACCGTACCGGGCGTCCTGCTCGCCGGGCTGATGATCTCCAACCTGATCGTCGCCGTCTTCAACCTGCTCCCCGGCCTTCCGCTGGACGGCGGACGGATGCTCCGCGCCGTCGTGTGGAAGATCACCGGCAAGCCGATGACCGGCACCGTCGCCGCCGCCTGGGTCGGCCGCGCGCTCGCCATGACGGTCCTGATCGGGCTGCCGCTGCTCACCCACACCGGCGCCCTGGGCAACGCCCCCACGGACCTCGGGGGCGCCGACTCGATCACCGACGCGCTGCTCGCCGCGATCCTCGCCGCGATCATCTGGACCGGCGCGGGCAACAGCCTGCGCATGGCCCGGCTGCGCGAACGCCTCCCGGACCTCCAGGCCCGTACGCTCACCCGGCGCGCCGTCCCGGTGGAGGCCGACACCCCGCTGTCCGAGGCCCTGCGCCGGGCCAACGACGCGGGCGCGCGCGCCCTGGTCGTCGTGGACCGCGCGGGCCGCCCCACCGCCGTCGTACGCGAGACCGCCATCGTCGGCGTCCCCGAGCACCGCCGCCCCTGGGTTCCCGTCAGCGGCCTGGCGCAGGACCTCAAGGACGGCATGCGCGTCTCCGCCGAACTCGCCGGCGAAGACCTCCTGGACTACCTGCGCGCCACCCCGGCCACCGAGTACCTGGTGGTCGAGGAGACCGGCGAGATCTACGGCGTCCTGTCCACCGCCGACGTGGAACGCGCCTTCGTGGCGGCCATGGCCCGCCCGTCCTGA